From the genome of Aerococcus sanguinicola:
CAAGCTAGAAAAAGATCTAAGAATGTAAAAATAACTATTCCCAGTTCAAGCCATTAGGAGAATTAAATACAATGATACGATTTATACATGCGGCTGACTTGCACTTAGACCAGCCTTTTAAGAAAATATCGAAGACCAATCCCAGCTTATATGAGAAACTCCGCCAGGCCACCACAGCTAGTTTCAATAATATTATTGAAACAGCGATAAATGAGACCGTTGATTTTGTGGTGGTGAGCGGGGATATTTACCACAATGAACCAGCTTCCCTCCAAGCCCAATTCACCTTCCGCCAGGGAATGGAACGTTTGGCTGAAGCGGGAATCCCAGCCATTGTGTGCCACGGTAACCACGATTATGTTCAAGGGGACGCCCATCGTTTGGCTATGCCAGATAATGTCTATATCTTCCCCGACCATGTTGATTCTTACCACTTCCAGGCTAAGTCAAGCGAGCACGTGATGCTGACCGGTTTTTCTTACGGACAAGCTTGGATTGAGCGGGATATGGTCCAAGACTTTCCCAAACGCCAAGCGGGTATTGATTTTCAAATCGGGGTCATCCATGGGGAAAACCAGCGCCATGAAGGCAAGCACCACTATGCGCCCTTCAATGTCTCTGACTTAACGGCCCTGGGCTATGATTATTGGGCGCTCGGGCATATCCATAAACGGCAAATCTTAGCCGACCATCCACCGGTGGTTTATCCAGGGAACATCCAAGGTTCTAGCTTCAAGGAGAGCGGACCTAAGGGGGTCTACTTGGTTAGCTTGCAGAAGTACCAGGAGGCGGAACTTGAATTTGTCGAAACCACCGATTGGCAGTTCAGCGCGCCCTTAAGAGACCTGCCAAAACTTGAAAATATTGAAGACTTGCGCAATGTGGTGGAGCGTGCCCTCCATGAAGAAGTCATGTATGCGAAGAATGAGGCGGTGAATCTGGTGATCCGCTTAGCCT
Proteins encoded in this window:
- a CDS encoding metallophosphoesterase family protein, with the protein product MIRFIHAADLHLDQPFKKISKTNPSLYEKLRQATTASFNNIIETAINETVDFVVVSGDIYHNEPASLQAQFTFRQGMERLAEAGIPAIVCHGNHDYVQGDAHRLAMPDNVYIFPDHVDSYHFQAKSSEHVMLTGFSYGQAWIERDMVQDFPKRQAGIDFQIGVIHGENQRHEGKHHYAPFNVSDLTALGYDYWALGHIHKRQILADHPPVVYPGNIQGSSFKESGPKGVYLVSLQKYQEAELEFVETTDWQFSAPLRDLPKLENIEDLRNVVERALHEEVMYAKNEAVNLVIRLAFRTDGDEESLYWWDRYAEELRDQLQWSLSNQDQYRDQEIYLADLKLVIDERSSWSYSKAFQDALQQSFHRLQAEGEWEQLIQPLMQNQLWQRYMLPQIDGETFKADVLNRAVEKIIVRQAVEQKEN